The following are from one region of the Oscarella lobularis chromosome 3, ooOscLobu1.1, whole genome shotgun sequence genome:
- the LOC136185542 gene encoding anamorsin homolog, with product MDSVRDGDCVLFVWHSSQATDLVSRTIEDLRSRVGNSGEILLENVERISLAGHKESKFDVIASATLSPSCVIHTSPLLAEYVRILKPGGRLVLREPTCRVGDVTNMRSPEKMTSALKLNGYTNISEVRQVNLSEGEHEELRRAIAKAYLHEENSLMSVKVVEVQAKKPAFELGASQQLALSLVNKGGTQSKVDSNVAKVWTLSAADLNDDDVELLDSDELLDEDDLKRPDPESLRVACGTTTGGKKKACKNCTCGLAEELEEEESGKKKSKPAATSACGNCYLGDAFRCSSCPYLGMPAFKPGEQVKLTPRQLLGDV from the exons ATGGACAGtgttcgcgacggcgattgcgTGCTTTTTGTCTGGCATTCTAGCCAAGCGACTGATCTAGTGTCTCGCACGATCGAAGATCTGCGCTCGCGAGTAGGAAATAGCGGCGAAATCCTTctagaaaacgtcgaaaggaTATCACTCG CTGGGCACAAGGagtcgaaattcgacgttATCGCGAGCGCGACTCTTTCTCCCTCGTGTGTTATTCACACGTCACCTCTTTTGGCCGAATATGTGCGCATTCTTAAACCGGGCGGCCGACTAGTTTTACGCGAGCCGACCTGTCGCGTTGGCGACGTCACAAATATGAGATCGCCcgagaaaatgacgtcagcattGAAATTAAACGGATACACAAATATTTCAGAG GTGCGTCAAGTGAATCTGAGTGAGGGAGAGCATGAGGAGCTTAGGAGAGCAATAGCCAAAGCATATCTGCATGAAGAAAATAGTCTTATGAGTGTGAAAGTTGTTGAG GTTCAAGCCAAGAAGCCAGCCTTTGAGTTGGGAGCATCTCAACAGCTGGCACTGTCTCTTGTGAATAAGGGGG GTACTCAGTCAAAAGTGGATTCTAATGTTGCAAAAGTATGGACCCTATCTGCTGCAGACTTaaatgatgacgacgtg GAACTACTAGACTCTGATGAACTACTAGATGAAGATGATCTAAAGAGACCAGATCCTGAATCATTGAGAG TTGCATGTGGAACTACCACTGGGGGCAAGAAGAAGGCATGCAAAAACTG TACATGTGGACTCGCTGAGGAGctggaggaagaggaaagtggcaagaaaaaatccaaaCCAGCAGCCACTTCAGCATGCGGAAAT TGCTACCTAGGCGACGCTTTCCGCTGTTCCAGTTGCCCCTATCTGGGCATGCCAGCATTCAAGCCAGGCGAACAGGTCAAATTGACACCAAGGCAGCTGTTAGGCGATGTATAA
- the LOC136185536 gene encoding pseudouridylate synthase RPUSD2-like, giving the protein MTRNLFSRVFYAMAKRGASAEESSAASTPKRSRIESRKKKGFDEEIYSETSYYIENGLRKVRPYYFTFVTHAKGRWFGSTIYDVFCKEFRAETPEYYKKAIELGLIKVNDHVTNMDAVLTHHDVISHLVHRHEPPVCADPIEVIEANDDVVIVNKPSSIPVHPCGRYRHNTVIFLLGKEHGFTNLRTVHRIDRLTSGILIFARSLTAARTLESQIRSREVQKEYVCRVDGEFPTVRVECNEPIATVSHKIGVCFVSSEGKACRTEFERLSYDGTTSVVKCTPHTGRMHQIRVHLQWLGYPIANDPIYNHKAWGPKRGKGGEGICSVEEIVGQLLVDEFGDDDGNAQLRSVKNSYRPLPTKKNASDGDDVKNDKDKIEAVDEKKSETITAPEDQTFWDPNCSECSFQRPDPKPRDLVMYLHALKYKGLDWEYATEIPKWAKEGWTQ; this is encoded by the exons ATGACGAGAAATTtgttttctcgcgttttttACGCCATGGCAAAGAGGGGAGCTAGTGCGGAAGAATCTAGCGCCGCATCGACG CCAAAACGATCTCGCATCGAATCGCGCAAGAAAAAAGGCTTCGACGAGGAAATATACAGCGAGACGAGCTATTATATAGAAAACG GGCTGCGCAAAGTTCGTCCCTACTATTTCACGTTTGTAACGCATGCCAAAGGTAGATGGTTCGGGTCAACGATATACGACGTCTTTTGCAAAGAGTTTCGTGCTGAAACGCCAGAATATTAC AAAAAGGCTATCGAATTGGGGCTCATCAAAG TGAATGATCATGTGACAAATATGGATGCTGTGTTGACtcatcatgacgtcatatctcATTTGGTGCACAG ACATGAGCCTCCGGTTTGTGCTGACCCGATTGAAGTGATTGAGGCCAATGATGATGTTGTCATAGTGAATAAACCGTCCTCAATACCA GTTCACCCGTGCGGACGATATAGACATAACACGGTCATCTTTTTACTTGGAAAAGAGCACGGTTTTACAAACTTGCGCA CTGTTCATAGGATAGATAGGCTAACATCAGGAATCTTGATATTTGCAAG ATCTTTGACGGCAGCTAGGACATTAGAGAGTCAAATTCGTTCAAGAGAAGTTCAAAAGGAATACGTTTgtcgagtcgacggcgaatttcCTAC TGTCCGAGTCGAGTGCAATGAGCCCATAGCAACCGTTTCTCACAAAATTGGCGTGTGTTTCGTGTCGTCCGAGGGGAAGGCTTGTAGAACCGAATTCGAGAGACTGAGCTATGACGGAACAACGAGCGTAGTTAAAT GTACGCCTCATACTGGGCGTATGCATCAAATAAGGGTTCATCTACAGTGGCTTG GGTATCCTATTGCTAATGATCCCATCTATAATCACAAAGCGTGGGGACCAAAGAGAGGAAAAGGGGGCGAAGGAATTTGTTCTGTCGAGGAG ATTGTAGGCCAATTACTCGTCGATGAATTTGGTGATGACGACGGGAATGCTCAATTGCGGTCAGTAAAAAATTCCTACCGACCTTTacctacaaagaaaaacgcgtctgATGGAGATGACGTAAAAAATGACAAAGACAAAATTGAAGCAGtagatgaaaaaaaatctgaGACTATTACAGCTCCAGAAGATCAGACGTTCTGGGATCCTAATTGTTCTGAGTGTTCTTTTCAGCGACCCGACCCCAAGCCACGTGATCTAGTCATGTACTTACATGCACTGAAATACAAG GGTCTCGATTGGGAGTACGCCACCGAAATTCCGAAATGGGCTAAAGAAGGGTGGACTCAAtaa
- the LOC136185535 gene encoding cytoplasmic dynein 1 light intermediate chain 2-like, producing the protein MSATGEDETDANPVETEDDWTSILNEVSRLSSNNKSTKYLVVLGDDGAGKTTLVQKLRHVEDDYREIGNGIEFNYVCVQDDESDDSAARMNVWILDGDPTHQPLLRYALNETTIEHAIVLLVVNLAKPWSVMESLERWSGVLRRHVDSLKLPPKLMKDLEEKIVRDFQGYADPEGGKGAGSGAPISSAATIESSSGGGGGTEEENVVLPLGENVLTNNLGIPIVVVCSKCDGMGEIEKENDYKDEHFDFIQQHIRKFCLSYGAALAYVSSKVGKNCRLLYQYIVHKLYNFPFKTPASIVERDAIFIPAGWDNEKKTSILYEHMKRINPADPYEDHISKPVVKRRPHEQEISAEEDQFFLMRLQTVAPLAGSERRQTTSSVPEKSPRMERSGAPAPAPATVPTSKRPKDGQSRAGETMLADFFNSLLTKKGGAASGKGAAAAEKDPTATLQALAGADKKKSLRLSPAPTSSTANNT; encoded by the exons ATGTCGGCTActggagaagacgaaacAGATGCGAATCCCGTGGAAACGGAGGACGACTG GACGTCGATTCTAAACGAAGTGTCGCGACTCTCGTCGAAcaacaaatcgacgaaatatCTCGTCGTATTGG gcgacgacggcgccggcAAAACGACTCTCGTCCAAAAGTTACGGCACGTGGAAGACGACTACCGAGAAATCGGTAACGGAATCGAATTCAATTACGTCTGCgttcaagacgacgaatcagaCG ATTCTGCAGCTCGTATGAACGTGTGGATTCTCGATGGAGATCCGACTCATCAGCCGCTCTTGCGATACGCTCTCAATGAGACGACGATTGAGCACGCCATCGTACTTCTTGTCGTCAATCTGGCGAAGCCGTGGTCAGTGATGGAGTCATTGGAACGATGGAGCGGCGTTCTTCGACGgcacgtcgattcgttgaaATTGCCGCCTAAACTGATGAAAGATCTCGAGGAGAAAA TCGTGAGGGATTTTCAAGGGTATGCTGATCCTGAAGGTGGGAAAGGAGCCGGAAGTGGGGCTCCCATCTCTTCTGCTGCTACAATTGAGTCGTCgagcggcggaggcggaggcaccgaagaagaaaacgttgtTTTGCCGCTTGGTGAAAACGTCTTGACTAACAATCTAGGAATTCCTATTGTAGTAGTCTGCAGTAAG TGTGACGGTATGGGAGAGATTGAGAAGGAGAACGATTACAAGGACGAgcattttgattttattcaGCAACACATCAGGAAGTTTTGCCTCTCAT ATGGCGCCGCTTTGGCGTACGTGTCGTCGAAAGTTGGAAAAAATTGTCGTCTTCTCTATCAGTACATCGTTCACAAGCTCTACAATTTTCCCTTCAAAACTCCCGCCTCGATTGTTGAACGCGATGCAATTTTCAT TCCTGCTGGGTGGGAtaatgaaaaaaagacgagcatTCTTTATGAGCACATGAAACGAATCAATCCAGCTGATCCATACGAGGATCACATCTCGAAACCCGTTGTAAAGAGACGGCCACACGAGCAGGAAATATCAGCGGAAGAAGATCAATTCTTTCTCATGCGACTTCAA ACTGTTGCGCCTCTTGCTGGTAGTGAAAGAAGACAGACTACTTCATCT GTGCCTGAAAAATCGCCGAGAATGGAGCGATCCGGAGCGCCGGCTCCTGCTCCGGCAACCGTCCCGACGTCCAAGCGACCAAAG GACGGCCAGTCTCGCGCTGGAGAAACGATGCTTGCCGACTTTTTCAATAGTCTGCTTACAAAGAAGGGAGGGGCGGCCTCGGGCAAAGGAGCGGCGGCAGCTGAAAAAGATCCAACAGCGACGTTGCAAGCTCTTGCCGGCGCagataaaaaaaagagtctGAGATTGAGTCCCGCTCCGACTTCTTCTACTGCAAATAACACGTAA
- the LOC136185549 gene encoding transmembrane protein 42-like, translated as MLLVVLAGFWGTIAASCAKFVIATSNAFPHRFACWILTGTALNDECHGWALSVSQWFWLFMVVAANVLQWISFMQGVHRCSSTSEAVVVCNCSGFFFTAAIGYALFGEPLSLLWGLGASVIVCGLAVLQKSGKTDEKTKVQ; from the exons ATGCTactcgtcgttctcgccggATTTTGGGGTACCATTGCCGCTTCGTGCGCCAAGTTTGTCATCGCTACTTCAAACGCCTTTCCTCATCGTTTCGCCTGCTGGATATTGACGGGAACAGCGCTAAACGACGAATGCCACGGATGG GCTCTGTCCGTGAGCCAGTGGTTCTGGCTTTTCATGGTCGTGGCGGCCAACGTCTTGCAGTGGATAAGCTTCATGCAAGGCGTACATCGATGCTCGTCCACCTCCGAAGCGGTCGTCGTGTGCAATTGCTCCGGATTCTTTTTCACC GCTGCAATAGGCTATGCTCTGTTCGGGGAGCCGCTCTCGCTTCTCTGGGGTCTCGGCGCGAGCGTCATCGTTTGCGGTCTCGCCGTCCTTCAAAAAAGCGGCAAAACAGACGAGAAAACCAAAGTGCAATAA
- the LOC136185532 gene encoding tumor susceptibility gene 101 protein-like, translating into MASNSDYVREELKRLGYNYRDQATKDIMSALVNFKDLKPKSDLFVSNTGERKHRLSLDGTIPVIYRGTTYNIPVRIWIRQDHPYSPPIPFVKPTETMRIKVSRHVDQAGMIYMPYLHDWSANQSDLGGLIQVMRIIFGEQPPVYASAQPPPPVYARSAQPPPPQQPPRMPTPTPNPGYPSSYGQPTPYPPASGGGYPKQQYHRPPPPPQTASPYPRLPHPQPPAGDMPMPYPPPSAASQQPPYPGRSAAPYPTPTPHSQPPRPQPPYPPSLPKPAPPVVTNPIPASSPVAVATTQGSFDTSASSVGAAPLADRQDSFELSADQQRDSLKSAVEDKLRRQLKEIWERAENEMQSLHKTKEELEQGSRKLNGMLETLDQKQKEVEENICTMTNQDEKIRDALSKLELSVKEMNVEKIVVPAQPLYDQIFRLYAEENAIEDTIFYLTEGLRKGVVDVDVYLKHVRSLSRSQFEKRALMQKARKRAGLGEL; encoded by the coding sequence ATGGCAAGCAACAGCGATTACGTGCGGGAGGAGCTGAAAAGGCTCGGCTACAACTACCGCGATCAAGCGACGAAGGACATCATGAGCGCATTGGTAAATTTCAAAGATCTCAAACCGAAATCGGacctcttcgtctcgaaCACGGGCGAACGAAAGCATCGACTCTCTCTCGACGGAACGATTCCCGTTATCTATAGGGGCACCACCTACAACATCCCCGTTCGCATCTGGATACGTCAAGATCATCCCTACTCCCCGCCTATTCCCTTCGTCAAACCGACCGAAACGatgagaatcaaagtatcGCGACACGTCGATCAAGCGGGAATGATCTACATGCCTTACCTGCACGACTGGAGCGCCAATCAGTCCGACCTGGGCGGTCTCATACAAGTTATGAGGATCATCTTTGGCGAACAGCCGCCCGTCTACGCAAGCgcgcagccgccgccgcccgtctACGCAAGATCCgcgcagccgccgccgccgcagcagcCGCCGAGAATGCCTACACCCACCCCAAATCCCGGATACCCAAGTAGCTATGGCCAGCCGACTCCCTATCCTCCCGCTTCTGGTGGTGGTTACCCAAAACAACAGTATcatcgtcctcctcctcctcctcagaCTGCTAGTCCGTATCCTCGTCTGCCCCATCCTCAGCCTCCGGCGGGTGATATGCCAATGCCATATCCTCCACCTTCAGCTGCATCACAACAGCCACCCTATCCAGGCAGGTCTGCAGCTCCCTATCCAACACCAACACCACATAGCCAACCTCCGCGGCCGCAGCCACCCTATCCGCCTTCTTTGCCGAAGCCTGCGCCACCTGTTGTCACAAATCCTATTCCTGCTTCAAGTCCTGTCGCTGTTGCTACGACGCAGGGATCTTTTGATACAAGTGCTTCCTCCGTGGGAGCGGCGCCTCTCGCTGATCGACAGGACAGCTTTGAGTTGAGCGCCGATCAGCAGCGCGACTCGTTGAAATCAGCTGTCGAGGACAAGCTGCGACGTCAGCTGAAGGAGATTTGGGAGAGAGCCGAGAACGAAATGCAGTCGCTTCATAAAACAAAGGAAGAATTAGAACAGGGCAGTCGAAAGTTGAATGGGATGCTGGAGACTCTCGATcagaagcaaaaagaagTGGAGGAGAATATTTGCACGATGACGAATCAAGACGAGAAGATACGCGACGCTTTGAGCAAATTGGAATTGTCCGTCAAAGAGATGAATGTTGAGAAAATCGTTGTTCCTGCCCAGCCTCTCTATGACCAGATTTTCCGTTTGTATGCCGAGGAAAACGCCATCGAGGACACGATTTTCTACTTGACCGAGGGTCTGCGCAAGGGCGTTGTCGACGTTGATGTGTACTTGAAACACGTGAGAAGTCTATCTCGATCTCAATTCGAGAAGAGAGCTCTCATGCAGAAGGCACGAAAAAGGGCGGGACTCGGTGAACTGTAG
- the LOC136185546 gene encoding uncharacterized protein, translating to MTWRLQEMMQQCPCSHCQFVSSAVLPRLLQQDGKKRTWNVLEGKRDASRSNLVWKNRRQRKVRRGARDQRKAEGFMLTDQSKRERIIEELQGEIERLESASRLLMKEKIAFIERTSSHLQKARNQIQKRIEEENSRRNRIEERIRKERDSLRRSQLLCKTKPDFPHK from the exons ATGACGTGGCGTTTGCAAGAAATGATGCAGCAG TGTCCCTGTTCGCACTGCCAGTTTGTATCCTCTGCAGTTTtgcctcgtcttcttcagcaaGACGGAAAGAAACGCACCTGGAACGTACTTGAAGGAAAGAGGGATGCAAGTAGGAGCAATCTCGTCTGGAAAAACCgtcgacaaagaaaagtaagACGTGGCGCACGTGATCAGAGGAAGGCAGAAGG TTTTATGCTAACAGATCAAAGCAAAAGAGAACG AATTATTGAAGAGCTGCAAGGGGAGATAGAACGACTGGAGTCTGCTAGTCGACTCTtaatgaaagagaaaatagcGTTCAtcgaaagaacgtcgtctcaCCTGCAAAAGGCGAGAAATCAAATTCAGAAACGAATTGAA GAGGAAaattcgcgtcgaaatcgaatcgagGAGCGGAtacgaaaagaacgagacTCGCTGCGAAGAAGTCAGCTGCTGTGCAAAACCAAACCGGACTTCCCTCACAAGTAA
- the LOC136185528 gene encoding protein CBFA2T1-like, with amino-acid sequence MAASSPVSDLAQSYGAPTGPRMGTAPTPTQSGVPIVAEVRSLSSPSSAPVSASIPVTVSTAISSKRSASPLGGGGGVGATTALVPPVAGARQLAKLKRFLTSLLQFGHDMPSEAGDKTEELVVKLVNSAVSVEEFSLRIQEEANIPLRSFVVPFLKQNLHLLVRELHQIAGGGKQQSIGQKFVQQAQSASRTSVTASATTTVATTSLGEKRTVSIVDVDSPEGGTTTESLRRKFAAAMEGKDATTIAFNKAMESLAPPPTKKPRLVGDTPQSPAQTSTVVSFPGLGSTGTVVGSGSTPVSTGTIVPTSASGGGSKGNGLNLGPNTAAALLNGNGMGSLLTGGKLTEPPDLGNKHADDWHQVDTMMQCIMGMVDKTKRALAVLQHQAQMDRDDVINWAKTQVGNAEMDVKRRAGEVMAKAMKQAEESVQEVKRRAEEAVADVKRTAVLELQKAIANSEARHKEAMAQLQADMEQGIAEARRQAAEEAFDLANQQEDSTENCWNCGRKASETCSGCNVARYCGSFCQHKDWDNHHHVCGQYTRPTGASGEQGDVDASADITEAAEDGEEDGARAHNGSGSDRTSEVAAAPGDGEITNMETGEETDRADNDDVSGHDDLAGNNAGSGADETRSGLDAEV; translated from the exons ATGGCCGCCTCTTCGCCCGTTTCCGATCTGGCGCAGTCGTACGGCGCTCCGACGGGCCCCCGAATGGGAACCGCGCCGACTCCGACACAGTCGGGCGTtccgatcgtcgccgaagtgCGTTCGCTCTCCTCGCCGTCCTCCGCGCCGGTATCGGCATCGATTCCGGTGACCGTCTCCACTGCCATCTCTTCGAAacgatcggcgtcgccgctcggcggcggtggcggcgtcggcgcgacgactGCGCTCGTTCCTCCCGTCGCCGGCGCGCGTCAGTTGGCCAAACTCAAGCGTTTTCTGACGTCGCTACTACAGTTCGGTCACGACATGCCGTCGGAGGCTGGCGACAAAACCGAAGAACTCGTCGTGAAATTGGTG AATTCGGCTGTGAGCGTCGAAGAATTCAGCTTGCGCATTCAAGAGGAGGCGAACATACCGCTGCGTTCGTTCGTCGTGCCTTTTCTCAAG CAAAATCTCCACCTGCTCGTTCGCGAACTGCATCAGATAGCGGGAGGCGGAAAGCAGCAGTCGATTGGACAGAAATTCGTCCAACAAGCTCAATCGGCGTCTCGTACATCGGTTACCGCTAGCGCTACGACAACCGTCgctacgacgtcgctcggcgaaaaacgaaccgtttcgatcgtcgacgtcgattcgcccGAAGGCGGCACCACGACCGAGAGTCTacgacgaaaattcgccgccgcgatgGAAGG AAAGGATGCGACAACGATTGCGTTCAATAAG GCCATGGAGTCGCTCGCCCCGCCCCCCACGAAGAAACCCCGTCTCGTTG GCGATACGCCTCAATCTCCGGCGCAAACGTCGACCGTCGTTTCCTTCCCCGGTCTCGGATCGACGGGAACCGTCGTCGGTTCGGGATCGACACCCGTTTCCACGGGCACCATCGTTCCGACGAGCGCGAGCGGGGGCGGATCAAAGGGAAACGGACTCAATCTTGGCC CGAATACAGCTGCCGCTCTCTTGAATGGAAATGGAATGGGGTCCCTGTTGACCGGAGGCAAGCTGACGGAGCCCCCTGATTTGGGCAACAAGCACGCGGATGATTGGCATCAAGTGGACACG ATGATGCAATGTATTATGGGTATGGTCGACAAGACGAAAAGAGCGTTGGCCGTCTTGCAACATCAAGCGCAGAtggatcgcgacgacgttatCAATTGGGCCAAGACGCAGGTTGGGAATGCGGAAATGGACGTGAAGCGACGCGCCGGCGAAGTCATGGCCAAGGCAATGAAGCAAG CCGAGGAGTCGGTTCAAGAAGTGAAACGACGAGCCGAGGAGGCGGTGGCCGACGTGAAACGAACGGCCGTACTCGAACTACAGAAAGCGATAGCCAACAGCGAAGCGAGGCACAAGGAGGCGATGGCTCAACTGCAGGCCGATATGGAACAGGGAATTGCAGAGGCTCGAAGGCAAGCTGCGGAAGAGGCGTTCGATTTAGCCAATCAACAGGAAGACAGCACTGAA aATTGTTGGAATTGTGGACGCAAGGCGAGCGAGACGTGCAGTGGCTGTAATGTGGCTCGCTACTGCGGCTCGTTTTGTCAGCACAAGGATTGGGACAATCATCACCACGTCTGTGGCCAGTACACGCGTCCGACGGGAGCGTCGGGCGAGCagggcgacgtcgatgcaaGTGCAGACATCACCGAGGCGGCGGAAGACGGAGAGGAAGACGGAGCAAGAGCGCATAATGGTTCGGGCAGCGATCGCACTAGCGAAGTGGCTGCCGCCCCGGGCGACGGAGAAATAACGAATATGGAGACGGGAGAGGAGACGGACAGGGCGGACAATGACGACGTATCTGGTCACGACGATTTGGCTGGAAATAATGCGGGCAGCGGCGCTGATGAGACGCGCTCTGGTCTCGATGCAGAGGTATAA
- the LOC136185547 gene encoding magnesium-dependent phosphatase 1-like translates to MNEGEPRLVVFDLDYTVWPLYVDTDVTPPFKPEGRNCVKDSYGERVKPFPEVLGILDELSAKGICLGAASRTTAVTTGRKLLQALDLDKYFKYKEIYPGSKVAHFKRFQEESGFAYRDMLFFDDEPRNIVEVSKLGVTCILVENGMSRQDLKLGFEKFKNRSS, encoded by the exons ATGAACGAAGGAGAGCCTCGTCTAGTCGTATTCGACCTCG ACTATACTGTTTGGCCTCTCTATGTGGACACCGACGTGACTCCTCCGTTCAAGCCGGAGGG ACGTAACTGCGTAAAAGATAGCTACGGAGAACGAGTTAAACCCTTCCCGGAAGTTCTTGGAATTCTTGACGAACTGTCTGCTAAAG GCATTTGCCTGGGAGCAGCATCGAG GACAACCGCAGTGACCACAGGCCGAAAACTTCTCCAGGCCTTGGATCTAGACAAATATTTCAAATACAAAGAAATTTATCCTGGCTCTAAAGTGGCTCACTTTAAACG GTTTCAAGAGGAGAGCGGATTTGCCTATAGGGATATGCTGTTCTTTGACGACGAGCCTCGCAATATAGTCGAAGTGTCCAAACTAG GTGTCACCTGCATTCTCGTTGAGAACGGAATGTCAAGACAAGATCTCAAGTTAGgctttgaaaaattcaaaaaccgCAGCAGTTAG
- the LOC136185545 gene encoding biogenesis of lysosome-related organelles complex 1 subunit 4-like: MAEARADEPENVAEVAKTDSTVVEEELDVDLEALAKDFAALFRVDTTTKTKEMEKIIQDMLARLDEYYHSLERMRAESSNAFKSQIPGLLEKCDELKRVFDMIDQLERFLCVVKETVDQVEAKVQGAEKDLLVNPVKKFMKKIPPFLSRKKPFVPAKPKVERKWNAPSIFSCDEYFGKRKDGSSA, translated from the exons ATGGCGGAAGCTCGCGCCGATGAGCCAGAGAACGTCGCAGAAGTAGCGAAAACAGACTCTACGGTCGTTGAAGAGGAATTAGACGTTGACTTGGAAGCGCTGGCGAAGGATTTTGCCGCCCTATTTCGCgtcgatacgacgacgaag ACGAAAGAAATGGAGAAAATCATCCAAGACATGCTCGCCCGATTGGACGAGTACTATCACTCGCTCGAACGG ATGCGCGCCGAGTCGTCGAATGCCTTCAAGTCGCAGATTCCCGGTCTGCTAGAAAAGTGCGACGAGTTGAAGCGCGTTTTTGATATGATAGATCAATTGGAG AGATTTTTGTGTGTTGTAAAGGAGACTGTTGATCAGGTGGAGGCAAAGGTCCAAGGCGCTGAGAAGGATCTGCTCGTGAATCCTGTCAAGAAATTTATGAAGAAAATTCCTCCATTTCTATCA agaaagaaacccTTCGTTCCCGCTAAGCCAAAAGTGGAAAGGAAATGGAATGCGCCTTCTATATTCAGCTGCGACGAATATTTTGGCAAGAGAAAGGATGGCAGTAGTGCATAA